A stretch of the Nicotiana tabacum cultivar K326 chromosome 6, ASM71507v2, whole genome shotgun sequence genome encodes the following:
- the LOC107794075 gene encoding uncharacterized protein LOC107794075 — MWENSRGEERPTARWDEFVDAFMDHFLPAEAMAAHAREFEVLKQGSMSVWVYHMEFVRLSKYAPQLVLTMDARVRRFVQGISPLVVNEAAIAALHSDMNYRKIAIDCYALIDLGSSFSYVTPFIASSFGIEPEQLHESFSVSTPGMDWLYSCFAKLDCRTRVMRLEFPNEPVIELKGNGVVPKGRFLSNLKASKMIRKGCIYYLVRVANTTSEVFVPESVPVVNEFLEVFLDELPRIPPDREIDFSIDVLQDEGKVMVRNGAESSLVAEVKEKQLIDPALAQLKAAVLNNKTSTFSLGGEDGILRCQGRLCVPDVDNLWGRQVKAEHQRPGGLTQLMEIPMWKWEMINMNFMMAPFEALYRRRCRSPIGWFEVGEAELVGLDLMHQAMEKVKIIQGRMKAAQSRQKSYANIRRRKLEFQVDDWVLLRVSPMKGVMRFGKKGKLSPRYVRPYRVTQRIGQVAYRLELPPEMSFVHLVFHVSMLKKVVGDSSTIVPIEAIEVNEELSYEEISVAILDKQVRKLRNKEVASVKVLSQSQQIE, encoded by the exons atgtgggaGAATTCCCGTGGGGAGGAAAGACCTACGGCTAGATGGGATGAATTTGTAGATGCCTTCATGGACCACTTCCTACCTGCCGAGGCAATGGCGGCCCATGCCAGAGagtttgaggtcctcaagcaGGGCAGTATGAGTGTTTGGGTgtaccacatggagtttgtgAGGTTATCCAAGTATGCTCCTCAGTTAGTGTTGACCATGGATGCTCGAGTTCGGCGATTCGTTCAGGGAATTAGTCCTTTGGTTGTAAATGAGGCTGCTATAGCAGCCTTACACTCAGATATGAATTATAGGAAGATT GCCATTGATtgttatgctcttattgatctgGGATCCTCTTTCTCTTATGTCACCCCATTCATTGCTTCAAGTTTTGGGATAGAACCTGAACAgcttcatgagtcgttctctgtatcgaCTCCG ggaatggactggctttattcgtgCTTTGCTAAGCTTGACTGCCGAACGAGAGTCATGAGGCTTGAGTTCCCTAATGAGCCGGTTATTGAGTTGAAGGGAAATGGTGTGGTTCCAAAAGGTAGGTTTCTTTCCAACCTTAAGGCTTCGAAGATGATTAGGAAGGGGTGTATCTACTATTTGGTCCGAGTGGCGAACACCACTTCAGAAGTGTTTGTCCCCGAGTCTGTGCCAGTCGTGAATGAGTTTCTTGAAGTGTTTTTGGACGAGCTTCCAAGGATCccgccagatagggagattgatttcagCATTGATGTATTGCAAG ATGAGGGGAAGGTTATGGTGCGCAATGGAGCAGAATCGTCACTtgtagcggaagtcaaggaaaagcaaCTCATTGATCCAGCATTAGCACAGCTGAAGGCGGCAGTTTTGAATAACAAGACTTCGACATTTTCACTCGGTGGTGAGGATGGTATATTACGATGTCAAGGTAGGCTATGTGTTCCAGATGTGGATAATCTTTGGGGGAGG caagtaaaagcAGAGCACCAGCGGCCCGGTGGGTTAACTCAGCTTATGGAAataccaatgtggaaatgggagatgatcaacatgaaTTTCATG atggccccctTTGAGGCATTGTACAggaggagatgtaggtctccgattggatggttcgaagtgggTGAAGCAGAATTAGTAGGGCTAGATCTCATGcaccaggctatggaaaaagttaagatcattcaggGAAGGATGAAAGCTGCTCAGAGTCGCCAGAAATCTTATGCGAACATTCGTCGAAGAAAATTGGAATTCCAAGTAGATGATTGGGTGTTATTGAGGGTATCTCCTATGAAGGGAGTCAtgcgattcgggaagaaagggaagttgagtcctagATATGTCAGGCCGTATCGGGTCACTCAAAGGATAGGACAGGTGGCTTATAGACTGGAATTGCCCCCTGAAATGTCATTCGTGCacctggtgttccatgtgtctatgttaaagaaagtggTTGGAGACTCATCCACCATCGTGCCAATCGAGGCTATCGAGGTCAATGAAGagttatcatatgaagaaatttcGGTCGCTATTCTTGATAAGCAAGTCCGCAAATTGAGAAACAAGGAAGTTGCTTCAGTTAAAGTACTATCGCAAAGTCAGCAAATCGAGTAA